From Aliidongia dinghuensis, a single genomic window includes:
- a CDS encoding methyltransferase domain-containing protein: MGCGEGYYTERFLQLNPSKLVALDISKPAVLATAKRLKPISTTTQKYCLVASASQVPLASQAVSILTSIFSPILPDEFHRLVSDQGFVEIAKPAVNHLIEMRDGL, encoded by the coding sequence ATTGGCTGTGGCGAAGGATATTACACTGAGCGATTTTTACAGCTTAACCCAAGTAAATTAGTCGCGCTTGATATTAGCAAACCTGCCGTACTTGCCACGGCCAAACGACTTAAACCAATTAGCACGACCACACAAAAATACTGCTTAGTGGCATCTGCTTCGCAAGTACCATTGGCCAGTCAGGCGGTAAGTATATTGACCAGTATTTTTAGCCCGATTTTGCCGGATGAGTTTCATCGGTTAGTCAGCGATCAGGGCTTTGTAGAGATTGCCAAGCCTGCCGTCAATCACTTGATTGAGATGCGTGATGGGCTATT